In Rahnella variigena, one DNA window encodes the following:
- a CDS encoding glycosyltransferase family 4 protein: MKIMIFNTLYFPYRIGGAEVSVQLLAEELALQGHTVRVVSLTEGDEREVTTLNGVELVKLPLSNIYWPFTNENKSFLKKAIWHLFDYLNVKMYFKALKEIQIFAPDIVHTNNISGFSVLLWKAVKKCKVRLIHTSRDYYLFHPNSTLFSHGQRMSLKGESILFWSAIKRVYDRHVDEYVGISQFIKKQHCDNAFFKRAGHHVIYNAVSKIEADKVKDIKRIGFIGRLSTEKGFDIFCNVAGQYKRKYSFIAAGNFVNIEEQQSLMELANKSDVTLKGFMKLDDFLNQVDAVVLPVRWDEPFGRTVVECVLADKLVLTNPVGAMTELSMLLPNIIITDNIERDFDDKIATAEIKSIDSSLIERFTPREIANQYLRVYNGKSGV; the protein is encoded by the coding sequence ATGAAAATAATGATATTCAACACATTGTATTTCCCCTACAGAATTGGTGGCGCCGAGGTTTCGGTTCAGCTCCTTGCCGAAGAACTCGCGCTGCAAGGACATACAGTGAGAGTGGTGAGTCTTACGGAAGGGGATGAAAGGGAAGTGACTACGCTTAATGGGGTAGAGCTTGTTAAGTTACCGTTATCCAATATCTATTGGCCATTTACGAATGAAAATAAAAGCTTTTTAAAAAAGGCTATCTGGCATTTGTTCGATTATTTGAATGTGAAAATGTATTTTAAGGCTTTGAAAGAAATCCAGATATTTGCTCCTGATATTGTCCATACAAATAATATATCAGGATTTTCAGTGCTTTTATGGAAGGCTGTAAAGAAATGCAAGGTCAGACTCATACATACTTCAAGAGACTATTATCTTTTTCATCCTAATAGCACATTATTTAGTCATGGTCAGAGGATGAGTTTAAAAGGTGAAAGTATTTTATTTTGGTCTGCAATAAAGAGAGTATATGACCGACATGTTGATGAGTATGTCGGCATTAGTCAATTTATCAAAAAGCAGCATTGCGATAACGCCTTTTTTAAAAGAGCGGGACACCATGTTATTTATAATGCTGTCTCAAAAATAGAAGCAGATAAAGTTAAGGATATTAAAAGAATAGGGTTCATCGGTAGGTTATCAACTGAAAAAGGATTTGATATCTTCTGTAATGTAGCGGGTCAGTATAAAAGAAAATATTCATTCATTGCTGCCGGTAACTTCGTCAATATTGAAGAGCAGCAATCACTAATGGAGTTGGCAAATAAATCTGATGTGACCCTGAAAGGTTTTATGAAACTGGACGATTTTCTGAATCAGGTTGATGCTGTCGTTCTTCCTGTCAGATGGGATGAACCCTTTGGGCGTACTGTGGTTGAATGTGTACTGGCTGATAAATTGGTTCTCACCAACCCGGTTGGGGCAATGACAGAGTTATCTATGCTCCTGCCTAACATCATTATTACCGATAATATTGAACGTGACTTCGACGATAAAATAGCAACCGCTGAGATAAAATCCATCGACTCTTCGCTTATTGAGCGGTTTACACCCAGGGAAATAGCTAACCAATATCTCCGGGTTTATAACGGCAAATCGGGTGTATAA